A genomic window from Gossypium hirsutum isolate 1008001.06 chromosome D10, Gossypium_hirsutum_v2.1, whole genome shotgun sequence includes:
- the LOC107941816 gene encoding heat stress transcription factor A-4a encodes MDDVQGSSSSLPPFLAKTYEMVDDPSTDSIVSWSASDKSFVVWNPPEFARDLLPRFFKHNNFSSFIRQLNTYGFRKIDPEQWEFANDDFIKGQPHLLKNIHRRKPVHSHSMQSHLGQGASSLTESERQNLRDEIERLKNEKELLALELKRHEQERQGFQLQMWLLRERLQNMERRQQIMMSSVARVLQKPGVAINLTPQLETNDRKRRLTRIAYLYDEAGIEDSQTGNSLISRENVDSTSLSNMEPFEQLESSMVFWENAVHDFGQTNIQHESNLELDESTSCAETPAISCIQLNIDARLKSPGIDMNSEPALIVVSEPITAKEQAAGTTAPATTGVNDIFWEQFLTENPGSTDTQEVQSERKDSDASKNESKPGDHGKFWWNTKNVNNLAEQMGHLTPAERT; translated from the exons ATGGATGATGTTCAGGGCAGCTCAAGTTCGCTCCCTCCTTTCCTCGCGAAGACGTATGAGATGGTGGATGATCCTTCCACAGATTCTATCGTGTCCTGGAGTGCAAGTGATAAGAGTTTCGTTGTATGGAATCCGCCCGAGTTTGCAAGAGATCTACTTCCCAGATTCTTCAAGCACAATAACTTTTCTAGCTTTATCAGACAGCTTAATACATAT GGTTTCAGGAAAATTGATCCAGAGCAGTGGGAATTTGcgaatgatgattttataaaaggTCAGCCTCATCTTCTGAAAAACATACATAGACGCAAACCGGTTCATAGTCATTCCATGCAGAGTCACTTAGGTCAAGGAGCATCTTCATTAACGGAATCGGAGAGACAGAATTTAAGAGATGAGATCGAGAGACTTAAGAATGAAAAAGAGTTGCTTGCTTTAGAGTTAAAGAGGCATGAACAGGAGCGTCAAGGATTTCAGTTGCAAATGTGGCTTTTGAGGGAGCGTTTACAAAATATGGAACGGCGGCAACAAATTATGATGTCTTCCGTGGCTCGTGTCTTGCAGAAACCAGGAGTTGCCATAAATCTGACACCACAATTGGAGACTAACGACAGAAAGAGAAGGTTGACTAGAATTGCTTACTTATATGATGAAGCCGGGATCGAAGATAGTCAGACAGGCAATTCCCTAATTTCTAGAGAAAATGTGGATAGTACATCATTGTCTAATATGGAGCCATTTGAACAATTAGAGTCATCCATGGTGTTTTGGGAGAATGCGGTACATGATTTTGGTCAAACCAACATTCAACATGAGTCAAACCTTGAATTGGATGAATCAACAAGCTGTGCAGAAACCCCAGCAATATCTTGCATACAGCTTAATATCGATGCTCGACTTAAATCCCCTGGGATTGACATGAACTCTGAGCCTGCTCTCATTGTTGTTTCTGAGCCTATTACAGCAAAGGAACAAGCTGCAGGAACTACTGCACCTGCAACAACTGGGGTTAATGATATATTTTGGGAACAATTTTTGACTGAAAATCCCGGTTCAACCGATACACAGGAAGTTCAGTCAGAAAGAAAAGATTCCGATGCTAGTAAGAATGAAAGCAAACCCGGTGATCATGGCAAATTTTGGTGGAATACTAAGAATGTAAATAACCTTGCAGAACAGATGGGGCATCTTACTCCTGCGGAGAGAACGTGA
- the LOC107941815 gene encoding U-box domain-containing protein 17 — protein sequence MASAAIFSSVRRRRSPSLEAFLVPVDLTQVALVQTLAALSSDLVSCFSDHVFFFQRRNSRSLVRKVEIFLVVLAYLRDSRSGSSSNLSPTAVLCFKELYLLLYRSKILLDYCSQSSKLWLLLQSHSIAGHFHDLNQEISTLLDVFPIKDLNLSDDIKEQVELLQKQGRQCKLYVDKNDEVLRLKFFSFLDEFENGRIPNHVELKLFFVERLGIKDVESCRSEIEFLEEQIVNHEGDIEPAASVLNGFIAITRYCQFLLFGFEEDELRLCFKNPKKPWKGLISQEMAHTFLTIPKDFCCPISLDLMKDPVIVSTGQTYDRSSIARWMEEGHCTCPKTGQMLDDTRIVPNRALRNLIMQWCIAHGVPYDPTETGDASAESFAAALPIKAAIEANRATAVLLIQQLANGSQGAQTVAAREIRLLAKTGKENRAFIAEAGAIPHLRKLLSSSNPVAQENAVTAMLNLSIYAKNKSRIMDEDGCLGSIVEVLRLGITVEARQNAAATLFSLSAVHEYKKRIADQGGAVEALAELLRVGTPRGKKDAVTALFNLATHADNCSRMIEAGAVTALVGALGNEGVAEEAAGALALIVRQPIGAEAVGKEETAVSGLIAMMRCGTPRGKENAVAALLEFCRTGGAAATRRVLKAPAMASLLQTLLFTGTKRARRKAASLARVFQKCENATSRFGGSGVGYPFASNSTTNDVSVVPMSISVL from the coding sequence atggcatcagCAGCTATATTCTCTTCTGTAAGGAGGAGAAGGTCGCCGTCTCTAGAGGCTTTCTTGGTCCCTGTTGACTTAACACAAGTGGCTCTTGTCCAAACCTTGGCCGCCTTGTCGTCCGATCTTGTTTCTTGCTTTTCCGACCATGTTTTTTTCTTTCAACGGAGGAATTCTCGGTCTTTGGTCCGAAAAGTGGAAATTTTCCTTGTGGTTTTGGCGTATTTGAGGGATTCAAGGTCTGGTTCCTCGTCGAACTTGTCTCCAACAGCCGTATTGTGCTTCAAGGAACTCTATTTGTTGCTGTATAGGTCCAAGATACTACTTGATTATTGCTCTCAATCCAGTAAGTTATGGCTTTTGCTTCAAAGCCATTCAATTGCAGGCCATTTCCATGATTTGAATCAAGAAATTTCTACCCTTTTGGATGTTTTCCCTataaaagatttgaatttgagtgATGATATTAAGGAACAAGTTGAGCTTTTGCAGAAACAAGGTAGGCAATGCAAATTGTATGTTGATAAAAATGATGAGGTTTTAAGGCTtaaattcttttcatttcttgATGAATTTGAGAATGGGAGGATACCAAATCATGTGGAATTGAAGCTGTTTTTTGTGGAGAGACTGGGGATTAAAGATGTTGAAAGTTGTAGGTCTGAAATTGAGTTTTTGGAAGAACAGATTGTTAATCATGAAGGAGATATCGAACCTGCAGCTTCTGTGCTTAATGGATTCATTGCGATTACTAGATATTGTCAGTTTTTGCTATTCGGTTTCGAGGAAGATGAGTTGCGGTTGTGTTTCAAGAATCCGAAGAAACCATGGAAAGGCTTGATTAGTCAGGAGATGGCACATACGTTTTTGACTATCCCTAAGGACTTTTGTTGTCCTATATCGTTGGATTTGATGAAAGATCCCGTGATAGTTTCAACAGGGCAGACATATGATCGGAGTTCGATAGCTCGGTGGATGGAGGAAGGGCATTGTACTTGTCCAAAGACGGGGCAAATGCTTGATGATACTCGCATTGTTCCTAATCGAGCTTTGAGGAATTTGATCATGCAATGGTGTATTGCTCATGGTGTTCCGTATGATCCTACTGAGACCGGTGATGCATCTGCAGAGTCTTTTGCTGCGGCTTTGCCGATCAAAGCAGCGATTGAAGCCAATAGAGCAACAGCAGTGCTTCTTATTCAACAACTAGCAAATGGATCTCAAGGAGCTCAGACTGTAGCTGCTCGTGAAATTCGTTTGCTGGCTAAAACGGGGAAGGAAAACCGTGCTTTTATTGCGGAGGCTGGGGCGATACCACACTTACGGAAGTTGCTGTCATCCTCGAACCCCGTTGCTCAGGAGAATGCTGTTACTGCAATGCTGAACTTATCTATTTATGCTAAGAACAAAAGTCGAATTATGGACGAGGATGGTTGTCTAGGATCAATTGTTGAAGTCTTGAGACTCGGGATCACGGTGGAGGCTAGGCAAAATGCTGCAGCAACATTGTTTAGCCTCTCCGCGGTTCACGAGTATAAGAAGAGGATAGCTGATCAGGGAGGAGCTGTTGAAGCCTTGGCAGAGTTGTTGAGAGTAGGGACACCTAGAGGGAAGAAGGATGCCGTGACCGCTTTGTTTAACCTAGCGACTCACGCAGACAATTGTTCGAGAATGATAGAGGCCGGAGCTGTTACAGCACTCGTAGGAGCTTTAGGAAACGAAGGGGTGGCGGAGGAAGCAGCAGGTGCATTAGCCTTAATTGTCAGGCAGCCAATCGGGGCCGAAGCTGTAGGGAAGGAAGAAACGGCAGTCTCAGGACTAATAGCAATGATGCGATGCGGAACACCAAGAGGGAAAGAGAATGCCGTTGCAGCATTGCTCGAGTTTTGCCGCACCGGTGGAGCTGCCGCAACCAGAAGAGTGCTCAAGGCCCCTGCAATGGCTAGTTTACTCCAGACACTATTGTTTACTGGTACAAAACGAGCAAGAAGAAAGGCCGCATCACTTGCTAGAGTGTTTCAGAAGTGCGAGAACGCCACTTCACGTTTCGGAGGATCGGGTGTTGGATATCCATTTGCAAGCAACTCAACTACGAACGACGTGTCGGTGGTACCCATGTCCATTTCAGTGTTGTAA
- the LOC107941810 gene encoding BES1/BZR1 homolog protein 4 isoform X1, with protein MTSGTRMPTWKERENNKRRERRRRAIAAKIFAGLRMYGNYKLPKHCDNNEVLKALCNEAGWTVEEDGTTYRKGCKPVDRMDIMGGSASASPCSSYHPSPGSSSFPSPASSHYTANANGNADANSLIPWLKNLSSGSSSASSKLAHHLFIAGGSISAPVTPPLSSPTSRTPRTRSDWDEMNAGPTCTGKRFSYLPASTPPSPSRQVFPDPGWLSRLEIPQSGPTSPTFSLVSRNPFGFKDEALSGGGSRMWTPGQSGTCSPAFPAGVDQTSDVPMSDAIAAEFAFGSNMTGLVKPWEGEKIHEECVANDLELTLGNSKTR; from the exons ATGACGTCAGGGACGAGAATGCCGACGTGGAAGGAGAGGGAGAACAACAAGCGGAGAGAAAGGAGGAGGAGGGCGATCGCGGCGAAGATCTTCGCGGGTTTGCGAATGTACGGAAACTACAAGCTACCGAAGCACTGCGACAACAACGAGGTCTTGAAAGCACTCTGTAACGAAGCCGGTTGGACCGTCGAAGAAGACGGCACCACTTACAGAAAG GGATGTAAACCAGTGGATCGTATGGACATAATGGGAGGTTCTGCATCAGCTAGTCCATGCTCATCATATCACCCAAGCCCTGGTTCATCTTCCTTCCCAAGTCCAGCCTCATCCCATTACACGGCCAATGCCAATGGCAATGCTGATGCCAATTCCCTAATCCCTTGGCTCAAAAACCTTTCTTCTGGTTCATCTTCAGCTTCATCCAAGCTCGCTCACCATCTCTTCATCGCAGGTGGTTCCATAAGTGCTCCTGTCACTCCACCACTTAGCTCTCCAACTTCCAGAACTCCTCGAACCAGAAGTGATTGGGATGAAATGAACGCTGGCCCAACTTGCACGGGGAAGCGCTTTTCTTACCTGCCTGCATCCACACCACCAAGTCCAAGCCGTCAGGTTTTTCCTGATCCAGGTTGGCTTTCCAGACTTGAAATACCCCAAAGTGGGCCAACATCTCCTACGTTTAGCCTTGTCTCCCGAAACCCGTTTGGATTTAAAGACGAGGCCTTATCAGGAGGAGGTTCACGAATGTGGACTCCAGGGCAGAGTGGCACATGCTCACCCGCCTTTCCTGCAGGCGTTGATCAAACATCAGATGTTCCCATGTCTGATGCTATTGCTGCCGAGTTTGCCTTTGGCAGTAACATGACAGGGTTAGTGAAGCCTTGGGAAGGAGAAAAGATCCACGAGGAATGTGTAGCTAATGATCTCGAACTTACACTTGGAAATTCAAAAACCAGGTAA
- the LOC107941810 gene encoding BES1/BZR1 homolog protein 4 isoform X2, whose translation MTSGTRMPTWKERENNKRRERRRRAIAAKIFAGLRMYGNYKLPKHCDNNEVLKALCNEAGWTVEEDGTTYRKGCKPVDRMDIMGGSASASPCSSYHPSPGSSSFPSPASSHYTANANGNADANSLIPWLKNLSSGSSSASSKLAHHLFIAGGSISAPVTPPLSSPTSRTPRTRSDWDEMNAGPTCTGKRFSYLPASTPPSPSRQVFPDPGWLSRLEIPQSGPTSPTFSLVSRNPFGFKDEALSGGGSRMWTPGQSGTCSPAFPAGVDQTSDVPMSDAIAAEFAFGSNMTGLVKPWEGEKIHEECVANDLELTLGNSKTR comes from the exons ATGACGTCAGGGACGAGAATGCCGACGTGGAAGGAGAGGGAGAACAACAAGCGGAGAGAAAGGAGGAGGAGGGCGATCGCGGCGAAGATCTTCGCGGGTTTGCGAATGTACGGAAACTACAAGCTACCGAAGCACTGCGACAACAACGAGGTCTTGAAAGCACTCTGTAACGAAGCCGGTTGGACCGTCGAAGAAGACGGCACCACTTACAGAAAG GGATGTAAACCAGTGGATCGTATGGACATAATGGGAGGTTCTGCATCAGCTAGTCCATGCTCATCATATCACCCAAGCCCTGGTTCATCTTCCTTCCCAAGTCCAGCCTCATCCCATTACACGGCCAATGCCAATGGCAATGCTGATGCCAATTCCCTAATCCCTTGGCTCAAAAACCTTTCTTCTGGTTCATCTTCAGCTTCATCCAAGCTCGCTCACCATCTCTTCATCGCAGGTGGTTCCATAAGTGCTCCTGTCACTCCACCACTTAGCTCTCCAACTTCCAGAACTCCTCGAACCAGAAGTGATTGGGATGAAATGAACGCTGGCCCAACTTGCACGGGGAAGCGCTTTTCTTACCTGCCTGCATCCACACCACCAAGTCCAAGCCGTCAGGTTTTTCCTGATCCAGGTTGGCTTTCCAGACTTGAAATACCCCAAAGTGGGCCAACATCTCCTACGTTTAGCCTTGTCTCCCGAAACCCGTTTGGATTTAAAGACGAGGCCTTATCAGGAGGAGGTTCACGAATGTGGACTCCAGGGCAGAGTGGCACATGCTCACCCGCCTTTCCTGCAGGCGTTGATCAAACATCAGATGTTCCCATGTCTGATGCTATTGCTGCCGAGTTTGCCTTTGGCAGTAACATGACAGGGTTAGTGAAGCCTTGGGAAGGAGAAAAGATCCACGAGGAATGTGTAGCTAATGATCTCGAACTTACACTTGGAAATTCAAAAACCAG ATAG